In a genomic window of Paracoccaceae bacterium:
- a CDS encoding SurA N-terminal domain-containing protein, translating into MAKGSSSISKTAVWILMGLLILGLGGFGATSLSGNIRTIGTVGDMPVSVDSYARQLQQEMQAVQQQTGQPLPFAQAQQIGLDRAVLQRVIATRALDHEAAQMGLSIGDATLRDRILEISAFRGVDGTFDRDGYRFALEQNGVTEAQFETQLREEVSRTLIQGAILNGVVMPDAYVETLVNFVGEQRSFTWTRLGEADLATPIPVADDVTLRTHYDANIDAFMLPETKQITYAILSPDSLIDEVEIAEAELREAYDQRSAEFDQPERRLVERLAYLDETGANDAKAALEVGNSFEGLVEARGLTLADIDLGDVTEAELADAGAEVFAAEVGAIVGPLPSSLGPALYRVNAVLPAQFVPFEDAQSILRPELAADRARRLVEAQAENLDDLLAGGATLEELATDSDMILGSIDWTLESTDGIAAYEAFRRAANAVTVEDFPEIEQVEDGGLFALRLDAVLPPRPAPFEQARADVLTHWQAGEIEASLTAQIETQLPQLREGAEFATLGLDAVREENLLRSSFVGGTPTGFMSDVFDMDVGDVAVMQDDAAIVIVRLDEIAAPEENEDTATLRMQLEQQAGQALAQDVYEIFSNDVTLRANPQINPQALQAVHVNFP; encoded by the coding sequence ATGGCCAAAGGCTCCTCAAGCATTTCGAAAACCGCCGTCTGGATTCTGATGGGTCTGTTGATCCTGGGTCTGGGAGGGTTTGGCGCCACCAGCCTGTCGGGCAACATCCGTACCATCGGGACCGTTGGCGACATGCCTGTGTCGGTGGACAGCTATGCGCGCCAGTTGCAACAGGAAATGCAGGCGGTCCAGCAACAGACAGGCCAACCTTTGCCCTTTGCGCAGGCACAACAAATCGGGCTCGACCGCGCGGTGCTTCAACGGGTGATCGCAACGCGCGCGCTGGATCATGAAGCCGCCCAGATGGGCCTGTCGATCGGAGATGCGACCCTGCGCGACCGGATTCTTGAAATATCCGCTTTTCGCGGCGTGGACGGGACCTTTGATCGCGACGGATATCGCTTTGCGTTGGAACAAAACGGCGTGACCGAGGCGCAGTTCGAAACACAGCTGCGCGAAGAAGTGTCCCGCACCTTGATCCAGGGAGCGATCCTGAACGGTGTCGTCATGCCTGATGCCTATGTGGAAACACTGGTGAACTTCGTCGGGGAGCAGCGCAGTTTCACATGGACCCGTCTGGGAGAGGCGGATTTGGCGACCCCCATTCCAGTTGCCGACGATGTCACCTTGCGTACGCATTATGACGCGAATATCGACGCTTTCATGCTGCCTGAGACCAAGCAGATCACCTATGCGATCCTGAGCCCGGATTCGTTGATTGACGAGGTCGAGATCGCCGAGGCTGAACTGCGCGAAGCTTATGATCAGCGCAGCGCTGAATTTGACCAGCCCGAACGTCGGCTTGTGGAACGTCTCGCCTATCTGGATGAGACAGGCGCGAATGATGCCAAGGCCGCTCTTGAGGTCGGAAACAGTTTCGAAGGTCTGGTAGAGGCGCGCGGCCTGACGCTTGCGGATATTGATCTGGGGGATGTGACTGAGGCAGAACTCGCCGACGCCGGTGCTGAGGTGTTTGCGGCGGAAGTTGGCGCAATTGTGGGTCCGCTTCCGAGCTCTTTGGGACCTGCCCTTTATCGCGTAAATGCGGTTCTTCCTGCTCAGTTTGTACCATTTGAAGACGCGCAATCCATCCTGCGTCCAGAGCTCGCGGCAGATCGCGCGCGCCGGCTGGTTGAGGCACAGGCGGAAAATCTGGACGATCTTCTGGCGGGCGGCGCCACGCTCGAAGAATTGGCAACGGACAGCGACATGATTTTGGGCAGCATTGACTGGACCCTTGAAAGCACAGATGGCATTGCAGCTTACGAAGCATTCCGGCGCGCAGCCAACGCGGTCACGGTAGAGGACTTCCCGGAGATTGAGCAAGTGGAAGACGGCGGGTTGTTTGCCCTGCGTCTGGACGCGGTTTTGCCGCCCCGCCCGGCCCCGTTCGAACAGGCACGTGCAGACGTCTTGACCCATTGGCAAGCCGGCGAGATCGAGGCCAGCCTGACGGCTCAAATTGAAACGCAATTACCGCAACTGCGCGAAGGTGCGGAGTTTGCGACACTGGGCCTGGATGCCGTGCGCGAAGAAAACCTGTTACGCAGTAGCTTTGTAGGCGGCACACCGACCGGTTTCATGTCGGATGTTTTTGATATGGATGTCGGAGATGTCGCTGTAATGCAGGACGACGCCGCCATTGTGATCGTACGTCTGGATGAAATTGCCGCACCTGAAGAGAACGAGGATACCGCGACCCTGCGCATGCAGTTGGAACAGCAGGCGGGTCAGGCTCTTGCGCAGGACGTCTATGAAATCTTTTCAAATGATGTGACCCTGCGTGCCAACCCGCAAATCAATCCGCAGGCCTTGCAGGCGGTCCATGTGAATTTCCCCTGA
- the trpE gene encoding anthranilate synthase component I translates to MALIPEFKAFETAYAAGRNQIVYTRLAADLDTPVSLMLKLTGAKKDAFVLESVTGGEVRGRYSIIGMKPDLIWRCHGTQSEINRAARYDAEAFTPQDGNPLDGLRTLLSESKIDLPDDLPQAAAGLFGYLGYDMVRLVEHLPDINPDPLGLPDAVMMRPSVVAVLDGVKGEVTVVSPAWVSDGQSARAAYAQAAERVMDAVRDLERAMPVATRDLGEADTPGDPISNFTHDGYKSAVEKARDYIRAGDIFQVVPAQRWTQDFKQDPFALYRSLRRTNPSPFMFYFNFGGFQVIGASPEILVRVFGKEVTIRPIAGTRPRGATPEEDNALEADLLADQKELAEHLMLLDLGRNDVGRVAKIGTVRPTEEFIVERYSHVMHIVSNVVGELHDDKDALDAFFAGMPAGTVSGAPKVRAMEIIDELEPEKRGVYGGGVGYFSAGGDMDMCIALRTAVVQDQKLYIQAGGGVVYDSDPEAEFQETVHKSNAIRRAAADAARFSGEGNT, encoded by the coding sequence ATGGCACTAATCCCAGAGTTTAAGGCCTTTGAGACCGCCTACGCAGCAGGGCGTAATCAAATTGTCTACACGCGGCTGGCCGCGGATCTGGACACGCCTGTTTCCTTGATGCTCAAGCTGACCGGGGCAAAAAAAGACGCCTTTGTTCTGGAATCGGTGACGGGCGGCGAAGTGCGCGGACGCTATTCGATCATCGGTATGAAACCAGATCTGATCTGGCGGTGTCACGGGACGCAGAGCGAAATCAACCGCGCTGCGCGCTATGACGCGGAAGCGTTTACCCCGCAGGACGGCAATCCGCTGGATGGGCTGCGCACGCTTCTGAGCGAAAGCAAAATTGATCTGCCCGATGACTTGCCACAGGCGGCAGCGGGGCTTTTCGGCTATCTTGGCTATGACATGGTGCGGCTGGTGGAACATCTGCCAGACATTAACCCGGACCCGCTGGGCTTGCCGGATGCTGTGATGATGCGCCCTTCCGTGGTGGCTGTGTTGGACGGTGTGAAGGGCGAGGTGACCGTCGTCTCTCCCGCTTGGGTCTCAGATGGGCAATCCGCCCGCGCGGCCTATGCGCAGGCCGCCGAACGCGTCATGGATGCAGTCCGAGATCTCGAACGCGCCATGCCCGTTGCGACCCGTGACCTTGGTGAGGCGGACACGCCCGGCGATCCGATTAGTAATTTCACCCATGACGGGTATAAATCAGCCGTCGAAAAAGCGCGCGATTATATCCGCGCCGGTGATATCTTTCAGGTGGTGCCTGCACAGCGCTGGACGCAGGATTTCAAGCAGGATCCCTTTGCGCTCTATCGCAGCCTGCGGCGTACAAATCCTTCGCCCTTCATGTTTTATTTCAACTTCGGCGGCTTTCAGGTGATCGGTGCCAGCCCCGAAATTCTGGTGCGTGTCTTTGGCAAAGAGGTCACCATTCGACCAATCGCCGGAACGCGCCCGCGCGGCGCCACGCCTGAAGAAGACAACGCCTTGGAAGCCGATCTGCTGGCCGATCAAAAAGAGCTCGCCGAACACTTGATGCTTTTGGATCTGGGCCGCAATGATGTGGGTCGTGTTGCCAAGATTGGCACCGTTCGCCCCACCGAAGAATTCATCGTCGAGCGCTATAGCCATGTGATGCACATCGTATCCAACGTGGTGGGCGAATTGCACGACGACAAGGACGCGCTGGACGCGTTTTTCGCTGGTATGCCTGCGGGCACAGTATCCGGCGCGCCCAAGGTGCGTGCGATGGAGATCATCGACGAGTTGGAACCTGAAAAACGCGGTGTCTACGGGGGCGGCGTTGGCTATTTCAGCGCGGGCGGCGATATGGATATGTGCATCGCGCTGCGCACCGCCGTGGTGCAGGATCAAAAGCTTTACATTCAGGCCGGGGGGGGCGTCGTCTATGACAGCGACCCGGAGGCCGAGTTTCAGGAAACCGTGCATAAATCCAACGCGATAAGGCGCGCAGCAGCCGATGCCGCGCGGTTCTCAGGCGAGGGCAACACCTGA
- a CDS encoding succinylglutamate desuccinylase/aspartoacylase family protein translates to MPNAPFEIAGKRIARGSSETVHLPVSTMPDHTPVNLSVQVHHGKRIGPTLFVSAAVHGDEVIGVEIVRRLLRAPQLRSLRGTLLVVPVVNSFGFLNRSRYLPDRRDLNRCFPGHPSGSLGSRLAHIFLNEVVLRCDVGIDLHSAAIHRTNLPQIRVSPRDEATQKMAAAFGAPVVLTSPLREGSLRAEAAERGTPVLLYEAGEGLRFDEMAVRAGVMGILRVMRGLGMVAAKGVARAKVEPYYCKSSTWLRAPAGGLLRTFRAEGETVETGDVLATVSDPFGGKETDLLAPSPGILIGRAILPVVNEGDAVFHLAALNPRVSEDTVEDLATQLETDPLFDEDEII, encoded by the coding sequence ATGCCCAATGCGCCCTTTGAGATTGCCGGAAAAAGGATCGCGCGGGGCAGCAGCGAGACCGTGCACTTGCCGGTTTCAACAATGCCGGATCATACGCCGGTCAACCTGTCGGTGCAGGTGCATCATGGCAAACGTATTGGGCCAACGCTCTTTGTATCGGCGGCGGTGCATGGCGACGAGGTGATCGGTGTGGAGATCGTCAGGCGTCTGTTGCGCGCTCCCCAGCTTCGCTCGTTGCGCGGGACTCTGCTGGTTGTGCCTGTGGTGAACTCATTCGGGTTTTTGAACCGTTCTCGATACCTGCCGGACCGACGCGATCTCAATCGTTGTTTTCCCGGCCATCCCTCGGGCTCGCTGGGCTCCCGTTTGGCCCATATTTTTCTCAACGAGGTGGTACTGCGCTGCGATGTTGGGATTGATTTGCATTCCGCGGCCATCCACCGCACCAACCTGCCGCAGATCCGGGTGTCTCCTCGTGATGAGGCCACGCAGAAAATGGCTGCGGCTTTTGGCGCACCGGTGGTTTTGACGTCGCCGCTACGCGAGGGATCGCTGCGTGCTGAGGCGGCTGAGCGCGGCACGCCAGTCCTGCTTTATGAAGCGGGCGAAGGTCTTCGCTTTGATGAAATGGCAGTGCGCGCAGGCGTCATGGGCATCCTTCGGGTCATGCGCGGCCTCGGCATGGTGGCAGCCAAGGGCGTCGCCAGAGCCAAGGTTGAACCCTATTACTGCAAATCCTCCACGTGGCTGCGCGCACCCGCCGGTGGATTGCTGCGCACATTCCGTGCAGAAGGCGAAACGGTGGAAACGGGAGATGTGCTGGCAACAGTATCCGATCCATTTGGTGGCAAGGAAACGGACTTGCTGGCCCCCTCACCGGGAATTTTGATCGGCCGCGCCATTCTGCCTGTGGTCAATGAGGGGGATGCGGTTTTCCATCTGGCCGCCCTGAACCCGCGTGTCTCGGAAGACACCGTCGAAGATCTGGCAACTCAGTTGGAAACTGATCCGCTTTTTGACGAAGACGAGATCATCTGA
- a CDS encoding divergent polysaccharide deacetylase family protein, whose translation MARGFLKGAVWGSAVSICVLGVVSTFADRSQTADVTLAAPEAAIVPQEQEATAAVDEAVPSTDQTEPLSEPDIASQDQETTPDAEKPVPVTGQPIPAPQPDTLAAVPEAVMAPAAQPETGAASDLADPDVETATPDIDTTTGETPVVPAERTTGLQAPSVEPSVTVSTDPAQPATPSANSEIALSVDPVQPVPPSGDESAFGDVSEAEAPESAPGVSTSISQDPDQPKAPAVPSETQAFETPGPEAETAQAQQSQPSMSPVTSPDSPVSEEITVSPVIGTAPVPQIGSGPFDAEPAPQPQSDPLPEDQMLALKGSEGTVGNLAPEVEVNRLPTLAGDADGDATGEISEAGQTNEGAARALRPVEKFAAAFDNTGDKPVMAIVLMDEGVNLSRDTIGLPALRSFPYPISFAVDTNLPDAQDRMAAYRAEGFEVLALIDLPSGATARDAEVTLAAALEMVPEAVGVLEGVGEGLQGTRDAAEQVTEILAQTGHGFVTQNQGLNTVQKLAAKSGVPSAVVFRDFDSAEQTPTVIRRFLDQAAFKAGREGGVIMLGRLREDTISALLIWGLQDRAKTVALVPVSAALQSQ comes from the coding sequence GTGGCACGTGGTTTTCTGAAAGGAGCTGTTTGGGGCAGCGCGGTCAGTATTTGTGTATTGGGCGTCGTATCCACATTTGCAGATCGTTCGCAGACGGCGGATGTCACGCTGGCAGCACCTGAAGCCGCTATTGTTCCGCAGGAGCAAGAGGCGACGGCTGCAGTAGATGAGGCTGTGCCGTCAACCGATCAGACAGAACCCTTATCGGAGCCCGATATTGCGTCACAGGATCAGGAAACAACGCCCGATGCTGAAAAGCCTGTCCCTGTGACGGGCCAACCGATACCGGCACCACAACCCGATACTCTGGCGGCTGTTCCTGAGGCTGTGATGGCGCCCGCTGCGCAGCCCGAAACGGGTGCGGCGTCTGATTTGGCTGATCCTGATGTGGAAACTGCAACGCCCGACATTGATACAACGACAGGTGAGACGCCAGTTGTTCCAGCGGAACGAACGACAGGTCTGCAAGCCCCGAGCGTGGAGCCTTCCGTGACGGTTTCAACCGATCCCGCGCAGCCTGCCACGCCATCTGCCAACTCCGAAATTGCCTTGAGCGTCGACCCGGTACAACCGGTGCCCCCAAGCGGGGATGAAAGCGCGTTTGGCGATGTCAGCGAGGCCGAAGCGCCGGAATCAGCGCCCGGTGTTTCCACATCGATCTCTCAAGACCCGGATCAACCCAAAGCGCCCGCCGTGCCGTCCGAAACGCAGGCGTTTGAGACACCGGGCCCTGAGGCTGAAACAGCGCAGGCGCAACAATCGCAACCCTCAATGTCACCTGTCACGTCACCCGACTCCCCGGTTTCAGAAGAGATCACCGTCTCGCCCGTCATTGGAACAGCGCCTGTGCCGCAGATCGGTTCGGGGCCTTTTGATGCGGAGCCTGCACCGCAACCACAATCAGACCCGTTGCCAGAGGATCAGATGCTGGCGCTCAAGGGATCCGAAGGCACGGTTGGGAACCTCGCGCCAGAAGTCGAAGTGAACAGATTGCCAACGCTCGCGGGAGATGCCGATGGCGACGCAACGGGCGAGATATCGGAGGCGGGTCAGACAAATGAAGGTGCTGCGCGCGCCCTGCGCCCGGTTGAGAAGTTTGCAGCCGCGTTTGACAATACAGGCGACAAACCGGTGATGGCGATTGTTCTTATGGATGAAGGGGTGAATTTGTCGCGCGATACCATAGGATTACCTGCATTGCGCAGCTTTCCTTATCCGATCAGTTTCGCGGTGGACACGAACCTGCCCGACGCGCAGGACCGCATGGCTGCATATCGTGCCGAAGGTTTCGAGGTGCTGGCTCTGATTGATTTACCCAGCGGTGCGACGGCGCGCGATGCCGAAGTCACGCTCGCCGCAGCTCTTGAGATGGTCCCCGAAGCGGTGGGCGTCTTGGAGGGCGTTGGCGAAGGCCTGCAAGGCACGCGCGATGCGGCGGAACAGGTGACCGAGATATTGGCGCAGACCGGACATGGCTTTGTAACGCAGAACCAGGGCTTGAATACTGTGCAGAAGCTGGCCGCGAAATCAGGGGTTCCCTCAGCGGTTGTCTTTCGCGACTTTGACAGCGCTGAACAAACGCCCACGGTCATTCGACGGTTTCTCGATCAGGCTGCATTCAAAGCAGGGCGCGAGGGCGGCGTGATCATGCTGGGCCGTCTGCGTGAAGACACGATTTCTGCGCTCTTGATCTGGGGTTTGCAAGACCGGGCCAAAACCGTGGCGCTGGTGCCTGTCTCTGCGGCTTTGCAAAGCCAATAG
- a CDS encoding aminodeoxychorismate/anthranilate synthase component II: MLLLIDNYDSFTYNLLHYLGSLGAEVVVHRNDALDVQQAMAMNPAGILLSPGPCDPDQAGICLAITQAAAETRTPLMGVCLGHQTIGQTFGGKVVQAKDIVHGKMGHIDHSGKGLFAGLPTPFAATRYHSLTVDRATLPDSLEITADLADGTIMGLQHRELPIHGVQFHPESIRSEHGHALLQNFLNEMKVAA, translated from the coding sequence ATGCTGCTGCTGATCGACAATTACGACAGTTTTACCTACAACCTGTTGCACTATCTGGGCAGTCTCGGGGCGGAAGTCGTCGTTCATCGTAATGACGCGCTGGATGTGCAACAAGCCATGGCCATGAACCCTGCTGGCATTTTGCTGTCCCCCGGACCTTGCGATCCGGATCAGGCAGGAATTTGCCTTGCGATTACGCAAGCAGCGGCGGAAACCCGCACGCCCTTGATGGGGGTTTGTCTGGGACATCAGACCATTGGACAGACGTTCGGCGGCAAGGTCGTTCAGGCAAAAGACATCGTGCACGGCAAAATGGGGCATATCGACCATAGTGGTAAGGGGCTGTTTGCCGGGCTGCCAACCCCCTTCGCCGCTACGCGCTATCATTCGCTGACGGTGGATCGCGCCACATTGCCCGACAGCCTTGAGATCACCGCCGATCTGGCGGACGGAACGATCATGGGACTTCAGCACCGGGAACTCCCCATCCACGGCGTACAATTCCATCCGGAATCAATCCGGTCAGAGCACGGCCATGCGCTTTTGCAAAACTTTCTGAACGAAATGAAGGTTGCGGCATGA
- the trpD gene encoding anthranilate phosphoribosyltransferase: protein MSDALKPLIGAAATGPLTKEQAEMAFAILFEGEATPSQIGGLLMALRTRGETVDEYAAAAAVMRAKCHAVRAPEGAMDIVGTGGDGKGTLNISTATAFVVAGAGVVVAKHGNRNLSSKSGAADALTQMGLNVMVGPETVERALAEAGIGFMMAPMHHPAIAHVMPTRAELGTRTIFNILGPLTNPAGVKRQLTGAFSRDLIQPMAETLAALGSEKAWLVHGSDGTDELTITGVSWVSALDLDGSISNIEIHPEDAGLPVHPFEDIIGGTPEENARDFNALLDGELSAYRDAVLLNAAAALLVADAVSTLREGVERAAAAIDSGAARDKIAAVAEITQAA from the coding sequence ATGAGTGACGCGCTGAAACCGCTGATCGGGGCGGCCGCAACCGGCCCTTTGACCAAAGAACAAGCGGAAATGGCATTCGCAATCCTCTTTGAGGGCGAAGCCACGCCCAGCCAGATCGGTGGCTTGCTGATGGCGTTGCGCACGCGTGGGGAAACGGTCGACGAATATGCCGCCGCCGCGGCTGTCATGCGCGCGAAATGCCATGCCGTGCGTGCGCCCGAAGGGGCGATGGACATCGTGGGCACAGGCGGTGACGGCAAGGGCACCCTGAACATCTCCACCGCCACAGCCTTTGTCGTCGCAGGCGCAGGCGTGGTCGTGGCCAAACACGGCAATCGCAACCTGAGTTCAAAATCCGGCGCAGCAGATGCGCTGACACAGATGGGATTGAATGTCATGGTTGGCCCGGAAACCGTGGAAAGGGCTCTGGCTGAGGCCGGGATCGGCTTCATGATGGCACCGATGCATCACCCGGCGATTGCCCATGTGATGCCGACGCGGGCAGAACTGGGAACCCGCACGATTTTCAATATCTTGGGGCCTTTGACAAACCCTGCGGGGGTCAAACGACAGCTCACAGGTGCGTTTTCGCGTGACCTGATCCAGCCTATGGCCGAAACACTCGCGGCATTGGGATCCGAGAAAGCCTGGCTGGTGCATGGCTCTGATGGCACGGATGAACTGACCATCACGGGCGTTTCCTGGGTCAGTGCGCTGGATCTGGATGGATCGATTTCCAATATCGAAATCCACCCGGAAGATGCCGGTTTGCCAGTGCACCCTTTCGAGGACATCATCGGCGGGACGCCAGAGGAAAATGCACGTGACTTCAATGCATTGTTGGATGGTGAGCTTTCGGCTTATCGCGATGCGGTTTTGTTGAATGCGGCAGCTGCACTTTTGGTGGCGGATGCGGTTTCCACCCTGAGGGAAGGCGTCGAGCGCGCCGCCGCAGCCATCGACAGCGGTGCCGCGCGTGACAAGATCGCTGCTGTCGCAGAAATCACCCAAGCAGCGTGA
- a CDS encoding uracil-DNA glycosylase: MSEYSLRSLGAWADLPFFATQWPNIEAQLATETRQVLPPPGKVFRALERAQPCDVKVVILGQDPYPTPGHAHGLAFSAEADVRPLPRSLGNIFKEMQSDLGAAPVSANLEFWADQGVLLLNTILTVPAGEAKGHEKLGWQILTGQILNRLADHPRAYLLWGADAHKTARDVDAEQNLKIETSHPSPLSARRGFFGSRPFSRVNVWLQARGAQAINWANAPEIP; encoded by the coding sequence GTGAGCGAATACAGTCTGCGATCTCTCGGCGCTTGGGCAGATCTGCCGTTTTTTGCGACCCAATGGCCCAACATAGAAGCGCAGTTAGCCACAGAAACACGTCAGGTATTGCCTCCGCCTGGCAAGGTGTTTCGTGCCTTGGAACGCGCGCAACCTTGTGACGTCAAGGTCGTTATTCTAGGTCAGGACCCCTATCCGACACCGGGACACGCGCATGGGTTGGCATTTTCTGCCGAGGCGGATGTGCGACCGCTGCCCAGATCGCTGGGAAATATTTTCAAGGAAATGCAAAGTGATCTGGGTGCAGCCCCTGTGAGTGCCAATCTGGAATTTTGGGCAGATCAAGGTGTCTTGCTGCTCAACACCATCCTGACTGTCCCGGCTGGCGAAGCCAAGGGACATGAAAAACTGGGGTGGCAAATCCTGACAGGCCAAATCCTGAACCGATTGGCAGACCACCCGCGCGCCTACCTGCTTTGGGGAGCCGACGCCCATAAGACAGCCCGAGACGTAGATGCAGAGCAAAATCTCAAGATCGAAACGTCGCATCCCTCCCCGCTCTCTGCCCGGCGCGGTTTTTTTGGATCCAGACCGTTCAGCCGGGTCAATGTGTGGTTGCAGGCGCGCGGCGCGCAGGCCATAAACTGGGCGAACGCGCCGGAGATCCCATGA
- the trpC gene encoding indole-3-glycerol phosphate synthase TrpC, translating to MTETILEKIKAYKLDEVAADKIAKPLVEIEAEAREAPPVRPFADAVHHATLEGYGLIAEIKKASPSKGLIRPDFDPESLAKAYADGGATCLSVLTDTPSFQGAKNYLVAARAACDLPVLRKDFMYDTYQVAEARAMGADCILIIMASVSDDQASDLEEAATEWGMDALIEVHDGIELQRASHLKSRMIGINNRNLKTFETSLDTTRRLSRDVPADRLIVAESGLSTAEDLADMARYGARIFLIGESLMRQQNVEQATRDLLANPMTAGGM from the coding sequence ATGACCGAAACCATTCTTGAAAAAATCAAAGCCTACAAGCTGGACGAAGTTGCCGCAGATAAAATTGCAAAACCTCTGGTGGAAATTGAGGCAGAGGCACGCGAGGCACCGCCGGTAAGACCGTTTGCAGATGCTGTTCACCATGCCACGTTGGAAGGCTACGGGCTCATCGCTGAAATTAAAAAAGCAAGCCCGTCCAAGGGTCTGATCCGGCCCGATTTTGACCCGGAGTCCCTGGCCAAAGCCTATGCAGATGGAGGGGCGACCTGCCTGTCCGTCTTGACAGATACGCCCAGTTTCCAAGGCGCAAAGAACTACCTCGTTGCCGCCCGTGCGGCCTGCGATTTGCCGGTATTGCGCAAGGATTTCATGTACGACACCTATCAGGTAGCCGAGGCACGCGCCATGGGGGCGGATTGCATCTTGATCATTATGGCATCGGTGAGCGATGATCAGGCCAGCGATCTGGAAGAGGCGGCAACGGAATGGGGCATGGATGCCTTGATCGAAGTGCATGACGGCATTGAATTGCAACGCGCAAGCCATCTCAAGAGCCGCATGATCGGGATCAACAATCGCAATTTAAAGACCTTCGAGACGTCGCTTGATACCACGCGCAGGCTGTCACGTGACGTGCCTGCGGATCGGTTGATTGTTGCTGAATCCGGTCTGAGCACAGCGGAAGATCTTGCCGATATGGCGCGATATGGCGCACGCATTTTCCTGATCGGGGAAAGCCTGATGCGTCAGCAAAACGTCGAACAGGCGACGCGAGACTTACTCGCAAATCCGATGACCGCCGGAGGCATGTAA
- the moaC gene encoding cyclic pyranopterin monophosphate synthase MoaC encodes MTGKLTHFDSKGDAHMVDVGDKPVTDRIAVAQCHIRMKPETFDIITKGRAKKGDVLGVARLAGIMAAKRTSDLIPLCHPLPITKIGVAFTADRDLPGFHIEATVKTTGQTGVEMEALTAASVAALTVFDMSKAVDKTMQINELRVVLKDGGKSGRFEAQ; translated from the coding sequence ATGACCGGGAAGCTGACGCATTTTGACAGCAAGGGCGACGCCCATATGGTCGATGTGGGCGACAAGCCGGTAACGGATCGGATCGCCGTTGCGCAATGCCACATCAGGATGAAGCCTGAAACGTTTGATATCATTACAAAAGGTCGCGCAAAAAAGGGTGACGTTCTGGGGGTCGCGCGTCTGGCCGGCATCATGGCGGCAAAACGTACATCTGACTTGATTCCGCTGTGCCATCCTTTGCCGATCACGAAGATCGGAGTCGCGTTCACCGCAGATAGGGACTTACCGGGGTTTCACATCGAGGCAACCGTCAAAACCACGGGCCAGACCGGTGTCGAAATGGAAGCGCTGACGGCAGCCTCAGTCGCCGCTTTGACGGTCTTTGACATGTCCAAGGCTGTCGATAAAACCATGCAAATCAATGAACTGCGTGTTGTTCTTAAAGATGGCGGTAAATCCGGTCGGTTTGAGGCGCAATGA